Proteins encoded within one genomic window of Acidithiobacillus sp. AMEEHan:
- a CDS encoding SDR family oxidoreductase, whose amino-acid sequence MQASEKVVLLTGGARRVGAAIARELAARGCRLALHYRRSRPEAEALATALQQEFATVVEPFRADLSEAGAPERLLQQVEERFGRLDGLVNNASLYRPAPFSELSLEDWQKMEAIHVRAPLFLSRAAWPLLRVQAGSIVNIGDVHAEIPLRGYLPYSVSKAALLALTRALAKELGPELRVNSVSPGVVLWAEGQDPPDGDRAGLLARTALKREGEPADIARAVAWLLFDAGYVTGQNIVVDGGRMLY is encoded by the coding sequence GTGCAGGCTTCGGAAAAGGTCGTTCTCCTCACGGGTGGCGCTCGTCGCGTGGGGGCGGCCATTGCCCGCGAACTCGCCGCGCGCGGCTGCCGGTTGGCTCTCCACTATAGACGATCGCGGCCGGAGGCCGAAGCCCTGGCGACCGCTTTGCAGCAGGAGTTCGCGACGGTAGTAGAACCGTTTCGCGCCGATCTGAGCGAAGCGGGCGCCCCAGAACGCCTGTTGCAGCAGGTAGAGGAGCGTTTCGGCCGTCTCGACGGACTAGTCAACAATGCCTCTCTGTATCGCCCGGCGCCCTTCTCCGAGCTGAGTCTGGAGGATTGGCAGAAGATGGAGGCGATCCATGTTCGTGCCCCGCTGTTCTTGAGTCGGGCCGCGTGGCCCTTGCTGCGCGTGCAAGCCGGGTCCATCGTCAACATTGGCGATGTGCATGCTGAGATCCCCCTACGCGGCTATCTTCCCTACAGCGTCAGCAAGGCCGCTCTGTTGGCGTTGACCCGTGCGCTGGCCAAGGAGCTCGGGCCGGAGCTGCGGGTCAACAGCGTTTCCCCCGGTGTGGTGCTCTGGGCCGAGGGACAGGATCCGCCGGATGGCGACCGCGCCGGACTCCTGGCCCGTACTGCCCTGAAGCGCGAGGGAGAACCTGCCGATATCGCCCGGGCGGTGGCTTGGCTGCTCTTCGATGCGGGCTACGTGACCGGGCAGAACATCGTCGTCGATGGCGGGCGCATGTTATATTGA
- a CDS encoding TrmH family RNA methyltransferase, with amino-acid sequence MYRFQSYDGGARLGEYTKYKKLAVWFGNESRGISELAVENSVFCVNIPMCGIIESLNLATSSGIVLYEITRQRRLYQDRIRAGG; translated from the coding sequence ATATATCGTTTCCAAAGCTACGATGGTGGCGCGCGATTGGGAGAGTATACAAAATATAAAAAACTTGCGGTTTGGTTTGGCAACGAAAGTCGTGGAATTAGCGAGTTGGCCGTAGAGAATAGTGTGTTCTGCGTGAATATACCTATGTGCGGTATCATCGAAAGCCTAAATTTAGCTACTTCGTCCGGGATAGTGCTTTACGAAATCACTAGGCAGAGAAGGTTGTATCAGGATCGTATTCGAGCGGGCGGCTAA
- a CDS encoding OmpA family protein: protein MPQRLSLVFALRALRQPLFFLAASALLSACAQKVSPTTPAQMAPSSAVSSPSASTQALNQAEEREKNLNYGPLGGQNENLSNAELAALPRHLRVHFAQNSFQVSAHARHITNENARFLLRFPNLHVRLEGNCSQPGTQEYNLALGEWRAHAIKELLEADGVPASRISTVSFGKDNLLCNQNTAACWHKNQRVDFVYRAATGGE, encoded by the coding sequence ATGCCGCAACGACTCTCACTTGTCTTTGCCCTGCGCGCTCTGCGCCAGCCCCTCTTCTTCCTTGCCGCCAGTGCCTTGCTCAGTGCCTGTGCGCAGAAGGTTTCTCCTACCACGCCTGCGCAGATGGCCCCAAGTAGTGCGGTTTCCAGTCCAAGTGCCAGTACGCAGGCACTGAATCAGGCCGAGGAGAGGGAGAAAAACCTCAATTACGGTCCTCTTGGCGGCCAAAACGAAAATCTTTCCAATGCCGAACTCGCGGCCTTGCCCCGTCATTTGCGCGTGCATTTCGCCCAGAATAGCTTTCAGGTCAGCGCGCATGCTCGCCACATCACTAACGAGAACGCGCGCTTTTTGCTGCGCTTCCCGAACCTGCATGTGCGCCTGGAGGGGAACTGCTCACAGCCAGGAACCCAGGAATATAACCTCGCCCTCGGTGAGTGGCGTGCCCATGCCATCAAGGAATTGCTGGAGGCGGATGGTGTCCCCGCCAGTCGCATCAGTACCGTTTCCTTCGGCAAGGATAATCTCCTTTGCAATCAGAACACCGCTGCTTGCTGGCATAAAAACCAGCGCGTCGATTTCGTCTATCGTGCCGCGACTGGCGGAGAATGA
- a CDS encoding ISL3 family transposase: MDQGNQLFTLALGLVPPWMVDDVRFTVEEKRLDLHVNFPRGSQFPCPVCGQDCPVYDTQEKVWRHLDFFQHAAYLHARVPRVHCPEHGVHLVSVPWAREGSGFTLLFEALVMAMVREMPVLTVSRLVRETDQRLWRVLDHYVAKAREAADMSEVHSVGIDETSSRRGHDYITLFVDLVAKRLLFATPGKDAETFAQFAEDLQAHGGSAEAITEVSMDLSPAFQKGAAEHLPNAQVTFDRFHLMKLVNEAVDAVRKGEALSQPDLKKSRWLWLKNPGKLSAKQSARLREILKNQNLKTAQAYQLRLTFQEIFTVQNRHQGATLLKAWVENVKDSGLPPMVKVAYTVMNHWDGVLRWFESQITNGILEGFNSLLQSAKAKARGYRTHKNFINMAYLILGKLDLRLPT, encoded by the coding sequence ATGGACCAAGGTAATCAACTGTTCACTCTGGCGTTGGGGTTGGTTCCGCCGTGGATGGTGGACGATGTGCGGTTCACGGTGGAGGAAAAGCGCCTGGACCTGCATGTGAACTTCCCAAGGGGTAGTCAGTTTCCCTGTCCGGTCTGCGGCCAGGACTGCCCGGTCTATGACACCCAGGAGAAGGTCTGGCGTCACCTCGACTTCTTCCAGCATGCGGCTTATCTCCATGCCCGCGTACCACGGGTCCATTGCCCGGAACACGGCGTGCATTTGGTATCCGTCCCTTGGGCGCGGGAAGGCTCGGGATTCACGCTGCTCTTTGAGGCTCTAGTCATGGCCATGGTCCGGGAGATGCCCGTGTTGACGGTCTCCCGCCTAGTGCGGGAGACGGACCAGCGACTCTGGCGGGTGCTCGATCATTACGTCGCCAAGGCCCGCGAGGCCGCGGACATGTCAGAGGTCCATTCCGTCGGTATCGATGAGACGAGCAGCCGGCGCGGCCATGATTACATCACCCTGTTTGTGGACCTCGTGGCGAAGCGCCTGCTGTTTGCCACACCCGGCAAGGATGCCGAGACTTTTGCGCAGTTCGCCGAAGATCTGCAGGCCCATGGCGGCAGCGCCGAGGCCATTACGGAGGTCAGCATGGACCTCTCGCCAGCCTTCCAAAAAGGGGCCGCAGAACACCTGCCCAACGCCCAGGTCACCTTCGATCGCTTTCACCTCATGAAGCTCGTCAATGAGGCCGTAGATGCCGTACGCAAGGGGGAAGCCCTCTCCCAACCAGACCTGAAAAAGAGCCGCTGGCTTTGGCTCAAGAACCCGGGAAAGCTCTCCGCCAAGCAAAGCGCCAGGCTCCGGGAGATCCTCAAGAACCAGAACCTCAAGACAGCACAGGCTTATCAGCTTCGCCTGACCTTCCAAGAAATCTTCACCGTCCAGAATCGCCACCAGGGCGCCACCCTGCTCAAGGCCTGGGTGGAAAACGTCAAGGACAGCGGATTACCGCCAATGGTCAAGGTCGCCTACACCGTCATGAATCACTGGGATGGTGTGCTCCGCTGGTTCGAGAGCCAGATCACCAACGGGATTCTGGAAGGCTTCAATAGCCTCCTCCAGTCCGCCAAGGCAAAAGCCCGTGGCTACCGTACCCACAAGAACTTTATCAACATGGCCTACCTGATCCTCGGTAAACTGGATCTCAGGCTACCCACATGA
- a CDS encoding SAM-dependent methyltransferase, which produces MQPKPRGVVTQSPAGRKASSLPPPDPAAQAHSLALQEEIRARIIAAGGWISFAEYMEMALYAPGKGYYMAGQQRFGAAGDFITAPELGSVLGRVLARTLAPGLGHDGILEFGGGSGALAAQIHAALPQVPYHLLEPSPDLQAQQRARCPTVQHLREFPSEWQGVFLANEVLDAMSVAVVEKMPDGSLREMGVMADANGFAWAPSPQPLPAPLLQPLRPYLADWPVGYRTEVCPAATAWLQSLAERLQRGRILLIDYGQEAAAYYHPQRYRGSLRAYHRHHLLEEPFYWPGLCDLTADVNFSTLMETAVASGMRIVWYGPLARFLVSHGLPEVYAELQAQAGAEQRLALNNEIKKLTLPQEMGERFQVLILEKGKEA; this is translated from the coding sequence ATGCAACCAAAACCAAGAGGGGTTGTAACCCAATCGCCTGCAGGGCGCAAGGCATCTAGCCTGCCGCCGCCCGATCCCGCTGCCCAGGCCCACAGTCTGGCCCTGCAGGAGGAAATTCGCGCCCGCATCATCGCCGCCGGGGGGTGGATTTCCTTCGCCGAGTATATGGAGATGGCCCTCTATGCACCGGGAAAAGGCTACTACATGGCCGGCCAGCAGCGCTTTGGAGCAGCTGGCGACTTCATCACCGCCCCCGAGCTGGGTTCGGTGCTCGGGCGGGTTCTCGCCCGTACCCTGGCACCCGGGCTTGGGCACGACGGCATCCTCGAATTTGGTGGCGGCAGCGGGGCCCTCGCCGCACAGATCCATGCCGCTCTGCCGCAGGTTCCGTACCACCTTCTGGAACCCAGCCCCGACCTGCAGGCGCAGCAGCGCGCTCGTTGCCCCACGGTGCAGCATCTACGGGAGTTCCCGAGCGAGTGGCAGGGCGTCTTTCTCGCCAACGAAGTGCTCGATGCCATGTCCGTCGCCGTCGTGGAAAAGATGCCAGATGGCTCTCTGCGCGAGATGGGGGTAATGGCAGATGCCAACGGCTTTGCCTGGGCACCTTCGCCCCAGCCTCTCCCCGCGCCCTTGCTGCAGCCCCTGCGACCCTACCTCGCTGACTGGCCAGTGGGCTACCGTACCGAAGTCTGTCCAGCAGCGACGGCGTGGCTGCAGAGTCTGGCCGAGCGCTTGCAACGCGGCCGCATCCTCCTCATCGACTACGGCCAAGAAGCGGCGGCATATTACCATCCACAGCGCTACCGGGGCAGCTTGCGCGCCTACCATCGGCATCACCTTCTGGAAGAGCCCTTCTACTGGCCGGGGCTATGTGATCTGACGGCTGATGTCAATTTTTCCACCCTCATGGAAACGGCCGTGGCGTCAGGAATGCGGATCGTCTGGTATGGTCCCCTCGCGCGCTTTCTCGTCAGCCACGGTCTACCGGAGGTCTATGCAGAACTGCAGGCACAGGCCGGCGCGGAGCAGCGCCTCGCCCTCAACAACGAAATCAAGAAACTCACCCTGCCGCAGGAGATGGGAGAGCGTTTCCAGGTATTGATCTTGGAGAAAGGAAAGGAAGCATGA
- the rimO gene encoding 30S ribosomal protein S12 methylthiotransferase RimO: MNDPKIPKVGFVSLGCPKATVDSERILTRLRAEGYALVRDYAGADLVVVNTCGFIDAAVEESLEAIGEALAENGQVVVTGCLGAKEQGDFVRRAHPQVLAVTGPQENGAVLEAIHQVLPPQHDPFTDLVPPQGLRLTPDHYAYLKISEGCNQSCSFCIIPSMRGKLVSRDPGEILREAEALVAEGVQELLVISQDTGAYGVDRKYRSAFHHGRPLKTRITDLCAALGELGVWVRLHYVYPYPHVDELLPLMAAGKILPYLDVPLQHGSPRILRAMRRPAAAERTLERIAQWRREVPELILRSTFIVGFPGETEAEFTELLDFIRAAELDRVGCFAYSPVEGAPANALPGAVPEPIKQERRARFMAVQEEISRARLQRWVGRERELLLDHVDDRGRAQARSASEAPEIDGVVYVRNAQGRRPGDRVPAQIEASDAHDLFAALNA, encoded by the coding sequence TTGAACGACCCCAAGATCCCCAAGGTCGGCTTTGTCAGCCTGGGTTGCCCGAAGGCGACGGTGGATAGCGAGCGCATCCTTACCCGACTGCGGGCGGAAGGCTATGCCCTGGTGAGGGATTATGCCGGTGCCGATCTGGTGGTGGTGAATACCTGCGGCTTCATCGATGCCGCCGTCGAGGAGTCTCTGGAGGCCATCGGCGAGGCCTTGGCGGAAAATGGGCAGGTGGTGGTCACCGGTTGCCTGGGAGCCAAAGAGCAGGGCGATTTCGTGCGCCGTGCCCATCCCCAGGTTCTTGCGGTAACCGGACCCCAGGAAAACGGCGCGGTGCTCGAGGCCATCCATCAGGTCCTACCGCCGCAGCACGACCCTTTCACCGATCTGGTTCCGCCCCAGGGCTTGCGCCTCACCCCAGACCACTATGCGTATCTGAAGATTTCCGAAGGCTGCAATCAGTCCTGCAGCTTCTGCATCATCCCCAGCATGCGCGGCAAGCTCGTCAGCCGCGACCCCGGCGAGATCCTGCGCGAGGCCGAGGCGCTGGTGGCAGAGGGGGTGCAGGAGCTCCTCGTCATCTCCCAGGATACCGGTGCCTATGGGGTGGACCGCAAATACCGCAGCGCCTTCCATCATGGTCGTCCCCTCAAGACCCGCATCACCGATCTCTGCGCTGCCCTCGGGGAACTCGGGGTCTGGGTGCGCCTGCACTATGTCTATCCCTATCCCCACGTCGACGAGTTGCTGCCCCTGATGGCGGCGGGCAAGATCCTGCCCTACCTCGACGTGCCCTTGCAGCATGGCAGTCCGCGCATCCTCCGTGCCATGCGTCGCCCGGCGGCGGCAGAGCGTACCCTCGAGCGCATCGCGCAATGGCGACGGGAAGTGCCGGAGCTCATCCTGCGCAGTACTTTCATCGTCGGTTTTCCGGGCGAGACCGAGGCGGAGTTTACCGAGCTCTTGGACTTTATTCGCGCCGCCGAGCTCGATCGCGTGGGCTGCTTTGCCTATTCGCCGGTGGAAGGCGCCCCCGCCAATGCCCTTCCCGGCGCCGTACCCGAGCCCATCAAGCAAGAGCGCAGAGCGCGCTTCATGGCGGTGCAGGAAGAGATCAGCCGCGCCCGTCTGCAACGCTGGGTGGGGCGGGAGCGGGAGCTATTGCTAGACCACGTCGACGATCGCGGCCGTGCCCAGGCGCGCAGTGCCAGCGAGGCACCGGAGATTGACGGCGTGGTCTATGTCCGCAATGCCCAGGGACGCCGACCCGGTGACCGGGTGCCGGCGCAGATCGAGGCATCCGACGCCCACGATCTGTTCGCTGCCTTGAACGCGTGA
- a CDS encoding NifU family protein gives MERTPVRFYTEEELDILEETDPVAAAKIAHAQAMAQRLIGRKRSFGPDDPLPEPAQVEEAVAAVRRILNRDGGDIELVEIVERDVRVRMKGACAGCPNAVIDLQQVVEKIVGAVPGVASVSNTF, from the coding sequence ATGGAAAGAACCCCCGTCCGTTTCTACACCGAAGAGGAGCTCGATATCCTCGAGGAGACCGACCCCGTCGCGGCGGCGAAGATCGCCCACGCCCAGGCCATGGCCCAGCGCCTGATCGGGCGCAAGCGCAGTTTCGGTCCCGACGATCCCCTGCCCGAGCCGGCTCAGGTAGAAGAGGCGGTCGCGGCGGTGCGGCGCATCCTCAACCGCGACGGTGGCGACATCGAGCTGGTGGAGATCGTCGAGCGCGACGTGCGGGTGCGTATGAAAGGCGCCTGCGCCGGCTGTCCCAATGCCGTCATCGACCTGCAGCAGGTAGTAGAGAAGATCGTCGGCGCGGTCCCTGGCGTGGCCAGCGTGAGCAACACCTTTTGA
- a CDS encoding LysR family transcriptional regulator → MPIDIRQLRTIEAVLQHGSIAAAAQRLHLTQSALSHQLRGLENEFEIKIFDRDSGNNLRLSPAGERLYALAREVLPALRRTQEELRRLASGRGGRLRIAVECHTCFDWLTPAMDQFRAGWPDVEMDIASGFQQDPVQLLRGYQADLAILSASEALPGEIERHALFSYEVVALLSPRHPLAERPFLLPEDFLEETVITYPVEDRRLDLFREFLHPAGVQPWRRRQAELTVIILQLVASGQGIAALPAWAVSSYGDRGYVRALPLGPQGLWQDLEAATLQGQSEQPHLQAFLREIRASASSELRGIRSL, encoded by the coding sequence ATGCCCATCGATATTCGTCAGCTGCGCACCATCGAAGCGGTCCTGCAACACGGTAGTATTGCTGCGGCGGCGCAGCGTCTGCACCTGACCCAGTCGGCCCTCTCGCACCAACTGCGCGGCCTGGAGAATGAATTCGAGATCAAGATCTTTGATCGCGATAGCGGCAACAACCTGCGCCTCAGCCCGGCGGGGGAGCGGCTCTATGCCCTCGCGCGGGAGGTTCTGCCCGCCCTGCGGCGCACCCAGGAGGAGTTGCGCCGACTCGCCTCGGGACGGGGTGGGCGGCTGCGCATCGCGGTGGAGTGTCATACCTGTTTCGATTGGCTCACCCCGGCCATGGATCAGTTTCGTGCTGGCTGGCCGGATGTCGAAATGGACATCGCCTCGGGGTTTCAGCAGGACCCGGTGCAATTGCTGCGCGGCTATCAGGCGGACCTGGCCATTCTCAGCGCCTCCGAGGCCCTGCCCGGCGAAATCGAGCGCCATGCCCTATTCAGCTACGAGGTGGTGGCACTGCTGAGCCCCCGGCATCCCCTTGCCGAACGTCCCTTTCTGCTGCCCGAGGATTTCCTGGAGGAGACCGTCATCACCTATCCGGTGGAAGACCGGCGCTTGGACCTGTTCCGAGAATTTTTGCACCCCGCCGGTGTGCAACCCTGGCGGCGGCGGCAAGCGGAACTGACGGTCATCATCCTGCAATTGGTGGCCTCGGGGCAGGGGATTGCCGCCTTGCCTGCCTGGGCGGTGAGCAGCTATGGCGATCGCGGCTACGTGCGCGCCCTGCCGCTGGGGCCGCAGGGACTTTGGCAGGACCTGGAAGCGGCCACTTTGCAGGGGCAAAGTGAGCAGCCCCATCTCCAGGCGTTTCTGCGTGAAATTCGCGCCAGTGCGAGCAGCGAGCTGCGCGGCATTCGCAGCTTGTAG
- the hemN gene encoding oxygen-independent coproporphyrinogen III oxidase, with the protein MGTETVLFDIDLIRRYDQPGPRYTSYPTAPQFQSEFDEGALRAELRASNASGRPLSLYFHIPFCEHLCFYCACTKVVTRHREWGQPYVERLLQEMALSRRDIDAQRPVTQLHFGGGTPTFLLRADLERLVDGIQSQFHLLDDDAGEYGIEVDPRAIEPGVLALLRSRGWNRLSMGVQDLDPAVQKAVHREQSLDLVAELLHEARSLGYRSVSLDLIYGLPLQSPQSFAETLAQIISLRPDRLSLFNYAHLPERFPPQRRIRAEDLPSPAQKLEILQHSISALEAAGYVYIGMDHFALPEDELTRAQQQGQLYRNFQGYSTHANADLLAFGMSAIAMVGPSYSQNRKDLEAWGAAVDAGRLPVERGLRLSADDLLRREVITRLICDFRLDLAAVEGRHGIDFWRYFAASRRRLEELAGDGLIDLEERAITVLPPGRLLVRHVCMAFDAYLGRSQTQFSRVI; encoded by the coding sequence ATGGGCACGGAGACGGTACTTTTCGATATCGACTTGATTCGGCGCTATGACCAGCCAGGGCCGCGCTATACCTCCTACCCAACAGCGCCGCAATTCCAATCGGAGTTCGATGAAGGCGCCTTGCGGGCCGAGCTGCGCGCCAGCAACGCGAGTGGCAGGCCGCTGTCGCTATATTTCCATATCCCTTTCTGTGAGCATCTGTGTTTTTACTGCGCCTGCACCAAGGTGGTGACTCGCCATCGGGAATGGGGGCAGCCTTATGTGGAGAGATTGCTGCAGGAAATGGCCCTGAGCCGGCGCGATATCGATGCGCAGCGCCCGGTCACCCAACTGCATTTTGGCGGTGGCACCCCCACTTTCTTGCTGCGCGCGGATCTGGAGCGTCTGGTGGACGGGATCCAGTCGCAGTTCCATCTGCTCGATGATGATGCGGGCGAATATGGGATTGAAGTCGACCCGCGTGCCATCGAGCCGGGGGTGCTGGCCCTGCTGCGTAGCCGTGGCTGGAATCGCTTGAGCATGGGGGTGCAGGATCTCGACCCCGCGGTGCAGAAGGCGGTACACCGCGAGCAAAGCCTGGATCTGGTTGCAGAACTGCTGCACGAGGCACGCAGCCTCGGCTATCGCTCCGTCAGTCTCGATCTGATCTATGGGCTGCCGTTGCAAAGCCCGCAGAGCTTCGCCGAAACCTTGGCGCAAATCATTTCCCTGCGCCCGGATCGGCTGTCGTTGTTCAATTATGCCCATCTTCCCGAGCGCTTCCCGCCGCAGCGCCGCATTCGCGCCGAGGATCTGCCCAGTCCCGCGCAGAAACTGGAGATCCTGCAGCACAGCATCAGCGCCCTGGAGGCTGCCGGTTATGTATATATCGGCATGGATCACTTTGCCCTGCCCGAGGACGAGCTGACCCGGGCGCAACAACAGGGCCAGCTCTACCGCAATTTTCAGGGCTATTCCACCCACGCCAATGCTGACCTCCTGGCCTTTGGCATGAGCGCCATCGCCATGGTGGGCCCGAGTTACAGCCAAAACCGCAAAGACCTCGAGGCCTGGGGAGCGGCGGTGGATGCGGGACGTCTGCCAGTGGAGCGGGGGCTGCGCCTGAGCGCCGACGATCTGCTGCGCCGTGAGGTAATCACCCGCCTGATCTGTGATTTTCGCCTCGATCTCGCTGCCGTGGAGGGGCGGCATGGGATCGATTTCTGGCGGTATTTTGCCGCAAGCCGCAGGAGGCTGGAGGAGTTGGCAGGGGATGGGCTGATCGATCTGGAAGAACGGGCCATTACGGTGCTGCCCCCCGGACGTCTCCTGGTGCGCCACGTCTGCATGGCCTTCGACGCCTACTTGGGACGCAGCCAGACGCAGTTCTCGCGGGTAATTTAG
- a CDS encoding porin yields MKKRFILVATAALSAIPVLAQADESTVLRSNHDDYSLILGGRIQADYATYFNKTFVGPNGSVTDEGAAGAKLRRARIFTAGKIAKDWKFKFQYEFTDSGAAGFKDAYFAYTGLIPGNTITLGQSKTFFTMDQLNSSNDNVFMERPLLEGLDTYGDRRMGLKITQSGDNWMLGLGGFMNALDEKMYTKYSGVARTAYTKQQTLASISNTTSNQSGIYTISGRATYAPLHSEGSDLFFGADLNYTGFGDKNAAAFYGTRPETSIAGTKLLEAYVSNPSSQFNYTLETAAVAGPFSLEGAYVGMNVSRRLGLPTATFNGYYVQASYTLTGQPRNFKPKLGEFHYLKDIGPGGAWEVAMRFDQLNLNDANAGIYGGRGNQITAGINWYANEHVRLMLDYSHAHVEAIPTSQPSNATWWNDPRYNTDMNILQFRGQFLF; encoded by the coding sequence ATGAAAAAGCGCTTCATTCTGGTGGCGACAGCCGCCCTTTCTGCCATTCCCGTCTTGGCGCAGGCCGATGAATCCACGGTACTGCGCTCGAATCACGACGATTACAGCCTGATCCTCGGCGGACGCATCCAGGCGGATTATGCCACCTACTTCAACAAAACCTTTGTTGGCCCGAACGGATCCGTCACCGATGAGGGAGCCGCTGGCGCCAAATTGCGGCGGGCGCGTATTTTCACCGCGGGCAAGATTGCCAAGGATTGGAAATTCAAATTTCAGTATGAATTCACCGACTCTGGCGCAGCGGGTTTCAAGGATGCCTACTTTGCTTACACCGGCTTGATCCCCGGTAATACCATTACCCTTGGCCAGTCGAAGACCTTTTTCACCATGGACCAGTTGAATAGCTCCAACGACAATGTCTTCATGGAGCGGCCCCTGCTCGAAGGACTCGACACCTACGGCGATCGTCGCATGGGTCTGAAGATCACCCAGAGTGGGGATAACTGGATGCTGGGACTCGGTGGTTTCATGAACGCCCTCGACGAAAAGATGTACACCAAATACAGTGGCGTGGCGCGTACCGCTTACACCAAGCAGCAGACCTTGGCGTCGATCAGCAATACCACCAGTAACCAAAGCGGTATCTACACCATCTCTGGCCGCGCCACCTACGCCCCGCTGCATAGCGAGGGCAGCGACCTCTTCTTTGGTGCCGACCTCAACTATACCGGCTTTGGTGACAAGAACGCCGCTGCCTTCTATGGCACCCGTCCCGAAACCAGCATTGCCGGCACCAAGCTGCTCGAGGCTTATGTCAGTAACCCTAGCAGTCAGTTCAACTACACCCTGGAGACGGCCGCGGTGGCGGGGCCCTTCTCCCTCGAAGGGGCCTACGTGGGCATGAACGTTTCCCGTCGCCTGGGCCTGCCCACTGCCACTTTCAATGGCTATTACGTGCAGGCCAGCTACACCCTCACTGGCCAGCCACGCAATTTCAAGCCCAAGCTAGGCGAATTCCATTATCTCAAGGACATTGGTCCGGGCGGAGCCTGGGAAGTGGCCATGCGTTTCGATCAATTGAACCTGAATGACGCGAACGCCGGCATTTACGGCGGACGCGGCAACCAGATCACCGCCGGCATCAACTGGTATGCCAACGAACATGTGCGCTTGATGCTGGACTACAGCCATGCCCATGTGGAGGCCATCCCGACCAGCCAGCCCAGCAACGCGACTTGGTGGAATGACCCGCGCTACAACACGGATATGAATATCCTGCAGTTCCGCGGGCAGTTCCTGTTCTGA